The proteins below are encoded in one region of Stigmatopora argus isolate UIUO_Sarg chromosome 2, RoL_Sarg_1.0, whole genome shotgun sequence:
- the bdnf gene encoding neurotrophic factor BDNF precursor form isoform X1 encodes MLTKLAWRKKQIGWRFGATPRQFHQVRRVMTILFLTMVISYFSCMRAAPLRDGPGMQGHRTEGYLGAATVARGRGTPQRGGGPGQRGIPSLSDTFEQVIEELLEVEGEAEAAQMGQGADKSQGGGGPASAVATESKDVDMYDSRVMISNQVPLEPPLLFLLEEYKNYLDAANMSMRVRRHSDPSRRGELSVCDSISQWVTAVDKKTAIDMSGQTVTVMEKVRVPNGQLKQYFYETKCNPMGYTKDGCRGIDKRHYNSQCRTTQSYVRALTMDSKKMIGWRFIRIDTSCVCTLTIKRGR; translated from the coding sequence ttcCACCAGGTGAGAAGAGTGATGACCATCCTGTTCCTTACTATGGTTATTTCATACTTCAGTTGCATGAGAGCTGCGCCCCTGAGAGACGGCCCGGGCATGCAGGGCCATCGGACGGAAGGCTACCTGGGCGCCGCCACGGTCGCCAGAGGCCGGGGGACTCCGCAGAGGGGTGGCGGGCCAGGCCAGCGTGGGATACCCTCGCTCTCAGACACTTTTGAGCAGGTGATAGAGGAGCTGCTAGAGGTAGAGGGGGAGGCAGAGGCGGCCCAGATGGGACAGGGGGCAGACAAGAGCCAGGGAGGCGGGGGTCCGGCTTCGGCGGTCGCCACCGAAAGCAAGGATGTCGACATGTACGACTCGCGGGTGATGATCAGCAACCAAGTGCCTTTGGAGCCGCCGTTGCTCTTCCTACTGGAGGAATACAAAAACTATCTGGATGCTGCTAATATGTCCATGAGGGTGCGACGACACTCCGACCCCTCTCGACGTGGAGAGCTCAGCGTGTGTGACAGTATTAGCCAGTGGGTGACAGCGGTGGATAAAAAGACGGCAATAGACATGTCGGGGCAGACGGTTACCGTCATGGAAAAGGTTCGCGTCCCCAATGGCCAACTGAAGCAATACTTTTACGAGACCAAATGCAACCCCATGGGTTACACGAAGGATGGCTGCAGAGGAATAGACAAGCGGCATTACAATTCCCAATGCAGGACAACCCAGTCCTACGTGCGAGCTCTCACCATGGATAGCAAAAAGATGATTGGCTGGCGCTTTATAAGGATAGACACTTCCTGTGTATGCACATTGACCATTAAAAGAGGGAGATAG
- the bdnf gene encoding neurotrophic factor BDNF precursor form isoform X2, with amino-acid sequence MFHQVRRVMTILFLTMVISYFSCMRAAPLRDGPGMQGHRTEGYLGAATVARGRGTPQRGGGPGQRGIPSLSDTFEQVIEELLEVEGEAEAAQMGQGADKSQGGGGPASAVATESKDVDMYDSRVMISNQVPLEPPLLFLLEEYKNYLDAANMSMRVRRHSDPSRRGELSVCDSISQWVTAVDKKTAIDMSGQTVTVMEKVRVPNGQLKQYFYETKCNPMGYTKDGCRGIDKRHYNSQCRTTQSYVRALTMDSKKMIGWRFIRIDTSCVCTLTIKRGR; translated from the coding sequence ttcCACCAGGTGAGAAGAGTGATGACCATCCTGTTCCTTACTATGGTTATTTCATACTTCAGTTGCATGAGAGCTGCGCCCCTGAGAGACGGCCCGGGCATGCAGGGCCATCGGACGGAAGGCTACCTGGGCGCCGCCACGGTCGCCAGAGGCCGGGGGACTCCGCAGAGGGGTGGCGGGCCAGGCCAGCGTGGGATACCCTCGCTCTCAGACACTTTTGAGCAGGTGATAGAGGAGCTGCTAGAGGTAGAGGGGGAGGCAGAGGCGGCCCAGATGGGACAGGGGGCAGACAAGAGCCAGGGAGGCGGGGGTCCGGCTTCGGCGGTCGCCACCGAAAGCAAGGATGTCGACATGTACGACTCGCGGGTGATGATCAGCAACCAAGTGCCTTTGGAGCCGCCGTTGCTCTTCCTACTGGAGGAATACAAAAACTATCTGGATGCTGCTAATATGTCCATGAGGGTGCGACGACACTCCGACCCCTCTCGACGTGGAGAGCTCAGCGTGTGTGACAGTATTAGCCAGTGGGTGACAGCGGTGGATAAAAAGACGGCAATAGACATGTCGGGGCAGACGGTTACCGTCATGGAAAAGGTTCGCGTCCCCAATGGCCAACTGAAGCAATACTTTTACGAGACCAAATGCAACCCCATGGGTTACACGAAGGATGGCTGCAGAGGAATAGACAAGCGGCATTACAATTCCCAATGCAGGACAACCCAGTCCTACGTGCGAGCTCTCACCATGGATAGCAAAAAGATGATTGGCTGGCGCTTTATAAGGATAGACACTTCCTGTGTATGCACATTGACCATTAAAAGAGGGAGATAG
- the bdnf gene encoding neurotrophic factor BDNF precursor form isoform X3, which yields MTILFLTMVISYFSCMRAAPLRDGPGMQGHRTEGYLGAATVARGRGTPQRGGGPGQRGIPSLSDTFEQVIEELLEVEGEAEAAQMGQGADKSQGGGGPASAVATESKDVDMYDSRVMISNQVPLEPPLLFLLEEYKNYLDAANMSMRVRRHSDPSRRGELSVCDSISQWVTAVDKKTAIDMSGQTVTVMEKVRVPNGQLKQYFYETKCNPMGYTKDGCRGIDKRHYNSQCRTTQSYVRALTMDSKKMIGWRFIRIDTSCVCTLTIKRGR from the coding sequence ATGACCATCCTGTTCCTTACTATGGTTATTTCATACTTCAGTTGCATGAGAGCTGCGCCCCTGAGAGACGGCCCGGGCATGCAGGGCCATCGGACGGAAGGCTACCTGGGCGCCGCCACGGTCGCCAGAGGCCGGGGGACTCCGCAGAGGGGTGGCGGGCCAGGCCAGCGTGGGATACCCTCGCTCTCAGACACTTTTGAGCAGGTGATAGAGGAGCTGCTAGAGGTAGAGGGGGAGGCAGAGGCGGCCCAGATGGGACAGGGGGCAGACAAGAGCCAGGGAGGCGGGGGTCCGGCTTCGGCGGTCGCCACCGAAAGCAAGGATGTCGACATGTACGACTCGCGGGTGATGATCAGCAACCAAGTGCCTTTGGAGCCGCCGTTGCTCTTCCTACTGGAGGAATACAAAAACTATCTGGATGCTGCTAATATGTCCATGAGGGTGCGACGACACTCCGACCCCTCTCGACGTGGAGAGCTCAGCGTGTGTGACAGTATTAGCCAGTGGGTGACAGCGGTGGATAAAAAGACGGCAATAGACATGTCGGGGCAGACGGTTACCGTCATGGAAAAGGTTCGCGTCCCCAATGGCCAACTGAAGCAATACTTTTACGAGACCAAATGCAACCCCATGGGTTACACGAAGGATGGCTGCAGAGGAATAGACAAGCGGCATTACAATTCCCAATGCAGGACAACCCAGTCCTACGTGCGAGCTCTCACCATGGATAGCAAAAAGATGATTGGCTGGCGCTTTATAAGGATAGACACTTCCTGTGTATGCACATTGACCATTAAAAGAGGGAGATAG
- the lin7c gene encoding protein lin-7 homolog C, with protein MASLGEPVRLERDINRAIELLDKLQRTGEVPPQKLQALQRVLQSEFCNAVREVYEHVYETVDINSSPEVRANATAKATVAAFAASEGHSHPRVVELPKTEEGLGFNIMGGKEQNSPIYISRIIPGGIADRHGGLKRGDQLLSVNGVSVEGEHHEKAVELLKAAQGTVKLVVRYTPKVLEEMESRFEKMRSAKRRQQNNYPQ; from the exons ATGGCGTCGCTTGGCGAACCTGTACGTCTGGAGAGAG ATATCAACCGTGCCATTGAACTTCTTGATAAGCTTCAGAGGACAGGGGAGGTTCCTCCTCAAAAGCTGCAGGCCCTGCAGAGGGTCTTGCAGAGTGAATTCTGCAATGCTGTCAGAGAA GTTTATGAACATGTGTACGAGACAGTGGACATTAATAGCAGTCCAGAAGTCAGAGCAAATGCCACCGCAAAG gCGACCGTGGCAGCTTTCGCAGCAAGCGAGGGACACTCCCATCCACGTGTAGTGGAGCTTCCTAAAACAGAAGAAGGCCTGGGATTCAACATAATGGGTGGAAAGGAGCAAAACTCTCCTATTTACATCTCACGGATCATCCCGGGCGGTATTGCTGACCGACACGGTGGCCTAAAGAGAGGTGATCAGCTGCTGTCTGTCAACGGTGTG AGTGTGGAGGGTGAGCACCACGAGAAAGCTGTGGAACTACTCAAAGCAGCTCAGGGCACAGTAAAGTTGGTAGTGAGGTACACTCCCAAGGTCCTCGAAGAGATGGAGTCACGTTTTGAGAAAATGAGGTCGGCGAAACGTCGGCAGCAGAACAACTATCCCCAGTAG
- the rplp2b gene encoding large ribosomal subunit protein P2 isoform X1: MRYVAAYLLSALGGNENPDAKHIKKILESVGIEADDTRLEKVLSELKGKKVNDVIASGMGKLASMPAGGAVAVASSAAPSSGGAAASAPGERPRDYHLGYPKFIWAHSLLCLPLAAEEKKKKEEKKEESEESDDDMGFGLFD, translated from the exons ATGCGTTACGTTGCTGCTTACCTGTTATCTGCCCTTGGTGGCAATGAAAATCCGGATGCTAAACACATTAAGAAGATCCTGGAAAGTGTTGGCATTGAGGCAGACGACACCCGTCTGGAAAAG GTCCTCTCCGAGCTCAAAGGCAAGAAAGTGAATGATGTGATTGCTTCAG GTATGGGCAAACTGGCCAGCATGCCAGCTGGGGGAGCCGTTGCAGTCGCCAGCTCCGCCGCTCCCAGCTCAGGAGGAGCCGCCGCATCTGCCCCAGGTGAGCGACCGCGAGATTACCACCTCGGATATCCGAAATTCATTTGGGCTCACTCTCTTCTTTGTCTCCCTTTGGCAGctgaagagaagaagaagaaggaggagaagaaggaagAGTCTGAAGAATCCGATGACGACATGGGATTCGGTCTCTTTGATTAA
- the rplp2b gene encoding large ribosomal subunit protein P2 isoform X2 yields the protein MRYVAAYLLSALGGNENPDAKHIKKILESVGIEADDTRLEKVLSELKGKKVNDVIASGMGKLASMPAGGAVAVASSAAPSSGGAAASAPAEEKKKKEEKKEESEESDDDMGFGLFD from the exons ATGCGTTACGTTGCTGCTTACCTGTTATCTGCCCTTGGTGGCAATGAAAATCCGGATGCTAAACACATTAAGAAGATCCTGGAAAGTGTTGGCATTGAGGCAGACGACACCCGTCTGGAAAAG GTCCTCTCCGAGCTCAAAGGCAAGAAAGTGAATGATGTGATTGCTTCAG GTATGGGCAAACTGGCCAGCATGCCAGCTGGGGGAGCCGTTGCAGTCGCCAGCTCCGCCGCTCCCAGCTCAGGAGGAGCCGCCGCATCTGCCCCAG ctgaagagaagaagaagaaggaggagaagaaggaagAGTCTGAAGAATCCGATGACGACATGGGATTCGGTCTCTTTGATTAA
- the fth1a gene encoding ferritin, heavy polypeptide 1a, whose amino-acid sequence MTSQVRQNFHQDCEAAINRQINLELYASYVYLSMGYYFDRDDQALHNFAKFFRNQSHEEHEHAEKLMKLQNQRGGRIFLQDVRKPERDEWGSGVEALECALQLEKSVNQSLLDLHKLCSEHNDPHLCDFIETHYLDEQVKSIKELGDWVTNLRRMGAPQNGLAEYLFDKHTLGKESS is encoded by the exons ATGACTTCCCAGGTGAGACAGAACTTCCATCAGGATTGCGAGGCCGCAATCAACAGGCAGATTAACCtggagctgtatgcctcctatGTCTACCTGTCCATG GGGTACTACTTTGACCGGGATGACCAGGCACTGCACAATTTTGCCAAGTTCTTTCGTAACCAGTCGCATGAGGAACATGAACATGCGGAGAAGCTCATGAAACTGCAGAACCAACGGGGAGGGAGAATTTTCCTTCAAGATGTCAGG AAACCGGAACGTGATGAATGGGGCAGTGGTGTTGAGGCTCTTGAATGTGCACTGCAACTTGAAAAAAGTGTCAACCAGTCACTTCTTGACTTGCACAAACTCTGCTCTGAACACAATGACCCACAT CTGTGTGATTTCATCGAGACCCACTACCTGGATGAACAGGTGAAGTCCATCAAGGAATTGGGAGACTGGGTGACCAACCTGCGTCGCATGGGTGCCCCGCAGAATGGCTTGGCTGAATACTTGTTTGACAAACATACTCTGGGAAAGGAAAGCAGCTAA
- the mcee gene encoding methylmalonyl-CoA epimerase, mitochondrial, whose amino-acid sequence MKQLGFIWFCCWRSKMASTFLKVAVSCLSRYSHPTLLRAHSTTTSLCQGDPGSLWNLGKLNHIAIAVPDIDKATALYRDVLGAKVSEKVPLPEHGVYTVFVELGNTKLELLHPLGEKSPISGFLQKNKAGGMHHICIEVDDIKAAINDLKVKNIRTLSAEPRIGAHGKPVMFLHPKDCDGVLVELEEA is encoded by the exons ATGAAACAACTCGGTTTTATTTGGTTCTGTTGTTGGcgttcaaagatggcgtccacttTTCTGAAGGTTGCAG TTTCCTGTCTTTCAAGATATTCTCATCCTACACTCCTGAGAGCACATTCAACCACAACCTCCCTTTGTCAGGGTGACCCTGGATCACTGTGGAACCTTGGCAAGCTGAACCATATTGCCATTGCTGTCCCAGACATAGACAAGGCCACGGCCCTGTATCGAGACGTCCTCGGTGCCAAAGTGAGTGAAAAAGTGCCTTTACCGGAGCATGGCGTCTACACAGTGTTTGTGGAGCTGGGCAACACAAAGCTGGAGCTTCTGCATCCTCTTGGTGAGAAAAGCCCAATTTCTGGATTCTTGCAGAAGAATAAGGCTGGCGGAATGCACCACATTTGTATTGAG gtggaCGACATTAAAGCTGCAATCAACGACCTGAAAGTGAAGAACATCAGGACTCTTTCAGCAGAACCGAGAATAGGAGCTCACGGGAAACCAGTTATGTTTCTTCATCCAAAAGATTGTGATGGTGTACTCGTGGAGCTAGAGGAAGCATGA